From Geomonas agri, one genomic window encodes:
- a CDS encoding DEAD/DEAH box helicase, with the protein MTQTTSPHPQPHDLLAHCTPEQSALVQLLSVIHAPVSKHVLLNIVKKTGIPAPPGQSYTGMVLGALLEDLKNQNLIRHTGEGISCCPEIAHAATLQAIAEGRFEAMVRTIIAEIPMVSNWGSNFYRLSTHAMRDVRIAIYRRDARAALEAAERYLRQFPYEAQRCHPLDAVCFHPFDEAWFRSLPIILQGAALVAHLSFARESLTAADAPFRVLAELTARPDSPPFLLDVFCLELLSRDRAAAAEAAAAERCSSTQISVLACCALQRGLYDRSVELFRAALAALRKETGKRKVYLDNGTGPFFILALLAARDSKQLEEAAELCSFITAKREWLDQEVYHVLQGVIAERQGGRSSKEFQEASLQRSPQSPLHALFRLMALYWCASDQRAAEARKLATLVQRLKDSGHSWIAREIEQTATADAAEPAPDKVPIPLYRALAPVESWQSAISALLRLNNDEAVDSDGPQSRLIWHFEELRGFFQITPREQKQAPNGKWSAGRNVSLKRLVEEVESLDYLSAQDRLLCGCIKKERGAGYYNRDSYVLDQDQAVPLMIGHPQVYLDAAASVRLELVHGEPELQLTTEGEFLHMQFFPPFQQDHKLYLQKETPTRIKVYQAKSEYKKIAAIIGAGLKLPARAKDQALAAINSLASVLTVHSDIGVDSIAQVPGDATPHVHLLPYQAGLRLQLLVRPFSDAGPYFRPGTGGETVLAEVEGKRLQCRRDLKLEEERAAAAVFQLTALAESEENDGEWLVPGTEGALELLMQLQSLGESARVSWPQGARFKIKQMVTPGQCKLSVRQAKDYFELAGEVKINEELVLDLRQLVDLARNAQGRFVELGDGEFIALSSQLRRYLDDLAACADPSGSAFRFHPLASTLFEDFAAEAGEFQADRYWRDQVQRLREADSFRPQLPGTLQADLRGYQVEGFNWLNRLAYWGVGACLADDMGLGKTVQALAQVLSMAPHGPSLVVAPTSVCLNWESETARFAPTLNSIVYGGPKRSELLHGLKPFDLVICSYGLLQQDAELLEAVSWQAIVLDEAQAIKNMATKRSQAAMKLRGKFKMVATGTPIENHLGELWNVFRFINPGLLGSLKQFNVRYASPIEKSEDKKARQRLKRLIHPFILRRTKNQVLEELPPRTEITIPVELGMEEAALYEAIRKSALDNLAGVDKVEGKAEMHMKILAEIMKLRRACCNPRLVLPDSAIPSAKLASFAEIVEELRENRHKALVFSQFVGHLEVLRNYLDRTSIPYQYLDGSTPAPERKVRVDAFQAGSGDLFLISLKAGGVGLNLTAADYVIHMDPWWNPAVEDQASDRAHRIGQQRPVTIYRLVAKGSIEEKIVGLHQQKRGLADSLLDESDLSGKVSVEELLALLRIGP; encoded by the coding sequence ATTGCCGAGGGAAGGTTCGAGGCCATGGTCCGCACCATCATCGCCGAAATCCCCATGGTCTCCAACTGGGGGAGCAACTTCTACCGGCTGTCAACCCACGCCATGCGCGACGTGCGCATCGCCATCTACCGCAGGGACGCCCGCGCAGCCCTGGAGGCGGCTGAACGCTACCTGCGCCAGTTCCCTTACGAGGCCCAGCGCTGCCATCCCCTGGACGCGGTCTGCTTCCACCCCTTCGACGAGGCGTGGTTCCGCTCCCTGCCCATCATTCTGCAAGGGGCGGCCCTGGTGGCGCACCTCTCCTTCGCGCGGGAATCCCTTACCGCTGCCGATGCACCGTTCCGCGTGCTCGCCGAATTGACCGCACGCCCCGACTCTCCACCGTTTTTGCTCGACGTCTTCTGCCTTGAACTTTTATCGCGGGATCGCGCCGCCGCCGCCGAAGCTGCCGCTGCCGAGCGCTGCAGCTCGACACAGATCTCCGTGCTCGCCTGCTGTGCGCTGCAGCGCGGACTCTACGACCGCTCCGTGGAGTTGTTCCGTGCCGCGCTGGCAGCTCTGCGCAAAGAGACCGGCAAGAGAAAGGTGTACCTCGATAACGGCACCGGTCCCTTTTTCATCCTGGCCCTCCTCGCCGCGCGGGACTCTAAACAGCTCGAGGAAGCGGCTGAACTTTGCAGCTTCATCACGGCAAAGAGGGAGTGGCTGGACCAGGAGGTGTACCACGTCCTGCAGGGGGTGATCGCAGAGCGGCAGGGAGGGCGCAGCAGCAAGGAGTTCCAGGAGGCGTCGCTGCAGCGCTCACCGCAAAGCCCGCTCCACGCCCTATTCCGGTTGATGGCCTTGTACTGGTGCGCCAGTGATCAGCGCGCGGCAGAGGCGCGCAAGCTCGCTACCCTGGTACAGCGGTTAAAGGATTCGGGGCATAGCTGGATCGCCCGCGAAATCGAACAGACCGCCACTGCGGATGCTGCCGAACCCGCCCCTGACAAGGTGCCGATTCCCTTGTACCGCGCCCTCGCTCCGGTCGAATCGTGGCAAAGCGCCATCTCCGCGCTGCTGCGCCTGAATAACGACGAGGCGGTGGACTCGGACGGGCCCCAGTCTCGCCTGATCTGGCATTTCGAGGAATTGCGCGGCTTTTTCCAGATCACGCCACGGGAACAGAAGCAGGCGCCTAACGGCAAATGGAGCGCCGGACGCAACGTCTCGCTTAAACGGCTGGTGGAAGAGGTAGAGAGCCTCGACTACCTGAGCGCGCAGGACCGGCTCCTCTGTGGCTGCATCAAAAAGGAGCGTGGCGCCGGCTACTATAACCGCGACAGCTACGTGCTGGACCAGGACCAGGCGGTGCCGCTCATGATCGGCCACCCGCAGGTCTATCTCGACGCCGCCGCATCGGTCCGGCTCGAACTGGTTCACGGCGAGCCCGAACTGCAACTCACCACCGAGGGGGAGTTCCTGCACATGCAGTTCTTTCCCCCATTCCAGCAGGACCACAAGCTCTACCTACAGAAGGAGACCCCGACCCGGATCAAGGTCTACCAGGCCAAGAGCGAGTACAAGAAGATCGCCGCCATCATCGGCGCGGGCCTCAAGCTTCCCGCCCGGGCCAAGGACCAGGCCCTGGCGGCGATAAATTCACTGGCATCGGTCCTCACGGTGCACTCCGACATCGGCGTCGATTCCATCGCACAGGTCCCCGGCGACGCCACGCCGCACGTTCACCTGCTCCCCTACCAGGCCGGACTGCGCTTGCAGCTTTTGGTGCGTCCCTTCTCCGATGCCGGTCCCTATTTCCGGCCGGGCACGGGTGGAGAGACCGTGCTCGCCGAAGTAGAGGGGAAACGGCTGCAGTGCAGGCGGGACCTGAAGCTTGAAGAGGAACGCGCCGCGGCCGCCGTCTTCCAGCTCACCGCGCTCGCAGAGAGCGAGGAAAACGACGGTGAGTGGCTGGTGCCCGGAACGGAGGGCGCGCTGGAGCTTTTGATGCAGCTGCAGTCGCTGGGGGAATCGGCCCGGGTCTCTTGGCCGCAGGGGGCGCGCTTCAAGATAAAACAGATGGTTACTCCCGGACAGTGCAAGCTTTCCGTGAGGCAGGCGAAGGACTATTTCGAACTGGCGGGTGAGGTCAAGATTAACGAGGAACTGGTGCTCGACCTGCGCCAACTGGTGGATCTCGCGCGCAACGCGCAGGGGCGCTTCGTCGAACTGGGTGACGGCGAATTCATCGCCCTCTCCTCGCAACTGCGGCGCTACCTCGACGACCTGGCCGCCTGCGCCGACCCCAGCGGTTCCGCCTTCCGCTTCCATCCTCTTGCCTCTACCCTCTTCGAGGATTTCGCCGCCGAGGCTGGAGAATTCCAGGCCGACCGCTACTGGCGCGACCAGGTGCAAAGGCTGCGCGAGGCGGACTCGTTCCGGCCCCAGTTGCCGGGCACCTTGCAGGCCGACTTGCGCGGCTACCAGGTGGAGGGTTTCAACTGGCTGAACCGACTCGCCTACTGGGGCGTAGGCGCCTGCCTGGCCGACGACATGGGCTTGGGCAAGACCGTCCAAGCCCTGGCCCAGGTTCTCAGCATGGCCCCGCACGGCCCGTCCCTGGTGGTCGCCCCCACCTCGGTCTGCCTCAACTGGGAGAGTGAGACTGCCCGCTTTGCACCCACCCTGAACAGCATCGTCTATGGCGGGCCCAAGCGGTCAGAACTGCTGCATGGGCTAAAGCCGTTCGACCTGGTCATCTGCAGCTACGGACTGCTGCAGCAGGACGCGGAACTGCTGGAGGCGGTCTCGTGGCAGGCCATCGTCCTCGACGAGGCACAGGCCATCAAGAACATGGCGACCAAGCGGAGTCAGGCCGCCATGAAGCTGCGGGGGAAATTCAAGATGGTGGCCACGGGAACCCCCATAGAAAACCACTTGGGCGAACTGTGGAACGTGTTCCGCTTCATCAACCCGGGGCTGCTCGGTTCCCTGAAACAGTTCAACGTCAGGTACGCCTCTCCCATCGAAAAGAGCGAGGACAAGAAGGCGCGCCAGCGCCTCAAGCGTCTGATCCACCCCTTCATCCTGCGCCGTACCAAGAACCAGGTGCTCGAGGAACTCCCGCCCAGGACCGAGATCACCATACCGGTAGAACTGGGGATGGAGGAAGCCGCCCTCTACGAGGCGATCAGGAAGAGCGCACTGGACAACCTGGCCGGCGTCGACAAGGTAGAGGGTAAGGCCGAAATGCACATGAAGATCCTTGCGGAAATCATGAAGTTGCGCCGCGCCTGCTGCAACCCGCGCCTGGTGCTCCCCGACAGCGCCATTCCCAGTGCCAAGCTGGCCTCATTCGCGGAGATCGTCGAGGAATTGAGGGAGAACCGTCACAAGGCACTGGTTTTCAGCCAGTTCGTGGGGCACCTCGAGGTCCTCCGCAACTACCTCGATCGCACCAGTATCCCCTACCAGTACCTGGACGGCAGCACCCCGGCGCCGGAACGCAAAGTGCGCGTCGACGCCTTCCAGGCCGGCTCGGGCGACCTGTTCCTGATCAGCCTCAAGGCGGGCGGCGTGGGACTCAACCTGACCGCCGCCGATTACGTCATCCACATGGATCCGTGGTGGAACCCCGCAGTCGAGGACCAGGCCTCCGACCGCGCCCACCGCATCGGTCAGCAGCGCCCGGTCACCATCTACCGCCTGGTAGCCAAGGGGAGCATCGAGGAAAAGATCGTCGGTCTGCACCAGCAAAAGCGCGGCCTCGCCGACAGCCTGCTCGACGAAAGCGACCTGTCTGGGAAGGTGAGCGTAGAGGAACTCCTGGCACTGTTGCGCATCGGGCCCTAG
- a CDS encoding diguanylate cyclase, with amino-acid sequence MSYFNQAHNRIRTIDLTFSAALLLLTVMLFLSYYIRAELSQSNKLTDHTYEVIMSVDTLSNSLLQAESSRRGYILTGNVQQKSRCEFYAQQALENLKEVKELTNDNRNQQQRLARLGEEITRKLTIFRLSISQYDRSGFRGPQQAQLTEEGTSLMTSVRSGIDEIKNQEKSLLGERRNKEHTTLLILTIVFLSGISIAIILLSLSYYIARHESRSHLIAADDLQAANRDISDLSSMTQLLQSCSNFDEARGILSCYGEKFFPKGSGGIYLINPSRTLMTDVAIWGAADRRPFTPDQCWAMRLGQSHLSAAVSDVQCQHVEEAIHSAHLCIPLAAHHETLGILSLSFPPKAEPEQIDKKRLKATAFAEQVALAIRSLQLREQLRELSIRDPLTGLLNRRHMEESLLREISRATRTKQPLSVVMIDVDHFKNFNDTFGHEAGDHVLKEVGHLLQKNVRDSDIACRFGGEEFTLILPDADCEMALEICNRFRAAVKGLQLFMGRQHLGHITISAGISVFPSDGDTIQQLLAAADEALYEAKEKGRDRVIGSCTSPARNADGE; translated from the coding sequence TTGAGTTACTTCAACCAGGCGCATAACAGGATCAGGACCATCGACCTTACGTTCTCGGCAGCGTTGCTGCTGCTGACCGTGATGCTGTTCCTGTCGTACTACATCCGCGCCGAGCTGTCACAGTCGAACAAACTCACTGATCATACCTATGAAGTGATCATGTCTGTCGATACGTTGAGCAACTCGCTCTTGCAGGCGGAAAGCAGCAGGCGCGGGTACATCCTGACCGGCAACGTGCAGCAGAAATCGCGCTGTGAATTTTACGCCCAGCAGGCGCTGGAAAACTTGAAGGAAGTGAAAGAACTCACCAATGACAACCGGAACCAGCAGCAGCGGCTGGCCAGGCTGGGTGAGGAGATAACCAGGAAGCTCACAATTTTCCGGCTCTCCATCTCACAATATGACAGAAGCGGGTTCAGGGGACCGCAACAGGCGCAACTGACCGAAGAAGGCACTTCCTTGATGACCTCGGTACGCAGCGGGATCGACGAGATCAAGAACCAGGAAAAATCGCTGCTGGGCGAACGGCGCAACAAGGAGCACACCACCCTCCTCATCCTCACCATCGTCTTTCTCTCGGGAATCTCTATCGCCATCATCCTGTTAAGCCTCAGCTACTACATCGCCCGCCACGAGTCGCGCAGCCACCTCATCGCCGCCGATGACCTGCAGGCCGCCAACAGGGACATCTCCGACCTAAGCAGCATGACCCAGTTGCTGCAATCCTGCTCCAATTTCGACGAGGCACGCGGCATTCTTTCCTGCTACGGGGAAAAGTTTTTCCCCAAGGGCTCGGGAGGGATTTACCTGATCAATCCGTCAAGAACGCTGATGACCGACGTCGCGATCTGGGGTGCCGCAGACCGAAGGCCGTTCACTCCTGATCAATGCTGGGCTATGAGGCTCGGGCAGTCACATCTGAGCGCCGCGGTTTCCGATGTGCAATGCCAGCACGTCGAGGAGGCGATTCATTCGGCCCATCTGTGCATCCCGCTGGCGGCACACCATGAGACGCTGGGGATCCTCTCCCTTAGCTTTCCGCCGAAGGCAGAACCAGAACAAATCGACAAAAAGCGGCTGAAAGCGACGGCATTCGCGGAACAGGTCGCCCTCGCCATTCGCAGCCTGCAGTTGCGCGAACAACTGCGCGAACTTTCCATTCGCGACCCGTTGACCGGCCTATTGAACCGGCGCCACATGGAAGAGTCGTTGTTGCGGGAGATCAGCCGCGCCACCAGGACCAAGCAGCCGCTCAGCGTGGTCATGATCGACGTGGATCATTTCAAGAATTTCAATGACACTTTCGGTCACGAGGCAGGCGACCACGTCCTGAAGGAAGTTGGCCATTTGCTGCAGAAGAACGTCCGCGACAGCGACATCGCCTGCCGTTTCGGAGGCGAAGAGTTCACCCTGATACTCCCGGACGCGGACTGTGAAATGGCCCTGGAGATCTGCAACCGTTTCAGGGCAGCGGTAAAAGGGCTGCAACTGTTCATGGGAAGACAGCACCTGGGGCACATCACCATCTCCGCCGGGATCTCAGTGTTCCCGTCCGACGGCGACACTATACAGCAGTTGCTGGCCGCCGCCGACGAGGCGCTGTACGAGGCGAAGGAAAAAGGGCGCGACCGGGTCATAGGAAGTTGCACCTCCCCGGCGAGAAATGCCGACGGTGAGTAG